A window from Drosophila kikkawai strain 14028-0561.14 chromosome 2L, DkikHiC1v2, whole genome shotgun sequence encodes these proteins:
- the LOC108081294 gene encoding gustatory receptor for sugar taste 43a-like: MVTYLHQKKVFGVLLNRKHTVVRQLDIYDQVGRGSAHDEIVYFKINNGRLNYEGEVSDVRNGRLRLDFIKGALDNPKINAFALLKGDVSQMPRLHGTEAKTVASTVITRNRNRRTLRNLTVDPVSQIRTPWTTLPYCCYGLGRRFARLNRMLDSSFLGDHKECASSKPLKVNAVKTISMKPLAMPTALHASLTKLNSETLPSESTAKNKGLLLKAMADSHESLGKCVLLLSKWDLPLFSLDPASFGVAVLFIMVSCLLHLVATAYFLFLELLSKRDNGYLWVQMLWICFHFLRLLMVVEPCHLAARESRKTIQIVCEIERKVHEPILAEAVKKFWQQLLVVDADFSACGLCRVNRTILTSFASAIATYLVILIQFQRTNG, from the exons ATGGTCACCTATCTGCACCAGAAAAAGGTCTTCGGCGTGCTGCTCAACCGGAAGCACACGGTGGTCCGGCAGCTGGACATCTACGACCAGGTGGGACGGGGCTCCGCCCACGACGAGATCGTGTACTTCAAGATCAACAACGGCCGGCTGAACTACGAGGGCGAGGTTTCCGACGTACGAAATGGTCGCCTGCGGCTGGACTTCATCAAAGGTGCTCTGGATAATCCCAAGATCAATGCCTTTGCTTTGCTGAAGGGCGACGTCTCCCAAATGCCGCGTCTGCACGGCACCGAGGCGA AGACAGTGGCGAGCACTGTGATAACTCGCAATCGCAACCGACGGACTCTAAGAAATCTTACAGTGGACCCCGTCAGCCAAATCCGTACTCCATGGACGACTCTTCCATACTGCTGCTATGGCCTGGGCAGGCGCTTTGCACGTTTAAACCGCATGCTCGACAGCAGCTTTTTGGGGG ACCACAAGGAATGCGCTTCTTCCAAGCCGCTCAAGGTGAACGCGGTGAAGACCATCAGCATGAAACCTCTGGCGATGCCCACGGCGCTGCACGCGAGTCTAACCAAGCTTAACAGCGAGACACTGCCTAGCGAATCGACAG CCAAGAACAAGGGACTTCTGCTCAAGGCCATGGCCGACAGCCACGAGTCGCTTGGCAAGTGTGTGCTGCTGCTATCCAAGTGGGATTTGCCGCTGTTCTCACTTGACCCTGCCTCCTTTGGCGTGGCGGTGCTCTTCATTATGGTGTCCTGCCTGCTGCATCTGGTGGCCACCGCCTATTTCCTGTTTCTGGAGCTGCTCAGTAAGCGGGACAACGGCTACCTGTGGGTGCAGATGCTCTGGATATGCTTTCACTTTCTCCGCCTGCTCATGGTGGTGGAGCCGTGCCATCTGGCTGCCCGCGAGTCGCGCAAGACCATACAGATTGTGTGCGAGATCGAGAGGAAAGTGCATGAGCCCATACTGGCCGAGGCGGTGAAGAAGTTCTGGCAGCAGTTGTTGGTGGTAGATGCCGACTTCTCCGCCTGCGGCCTGTGCCGCGTCAATCGCACCATACTGACCTCG TTCGCCTCGGCCATAGCCACCTACCTGGTCATACTCATTCAGTTCCAAAGGACCAACGGCTGA
- the LOC108081331 gene encoding uncharacterized protein isoform X2 has translation MFHNAGGCAATGSADQITDSPSGRTTPSEVPAGAVGPKQRFKMPQAKDMRTEQSLTKTVEYLLKDIILDTRKPYNVVYDRLRAVRREIVIQMFDARQTIPSSCRSLLQIFTHAYNNKQLTVPAPYFRSLLARLLHRRPPHQHPTAPLACQS, from the exons ATGTTCCACAATGCCGGAGGATGTGCAGCAACTGGTTCAGCAG ATCAGATCACAGATAGCCCGTCTGGCCGTACTACTCCGTCAGAGGTTCCAGCAGGAGCAGTGGGACCAAAGCAGCGGTTCAAGATGCCCCAAGCGAAGGACATGCGAACGGAGCAGTCGCTGACCAAAACAGTGGAGTATCTGCTCAAGGA TATAATCCTGGATACTCGGAAGCCGTACAATGTGGTCTACGACCGCCTACGAGCTGTGCGCCGGGAGATTGTGATCCAGATGTTCGATGCCCGCCAAACAATTCCATCAAGTTGCAG aagTTTGCTGCAAATTTTCACGCATGcctacaacaacaaacagctTACGGTGCCGGCTCCGTACTTTAGGAGCCTCCTGGCTCGACTGTTACACCGACGGCCTCCGCATCAGCACCCAACGGCTCCCCTAGCATGCCAAAGCTAA
- the LOC108081331 gene encoding uncharacterized protein isoform X1: protein MKAQLQSRCSTMPEDVQQLVQQITDSPSGRTTPSEVPAGAVGPKQRFKMPQAKDMRTEQSLTKTVEYLLKDIILDTRKPYNVVYDRLRAVRREIVIQMFDARQTIPSSCRSLLQIFTHAYNNKQLTVPAPYFRSLLARLLHRRPPHQHPTAPLACQS from the exons ATGAAAGCGCAGTTACAGTCGAGATGTTCCACAATGCCGGAGGATGTGCAGCAACTGGTTCAGCAG ATCACAGATAGCCCGTCTGGCCGTACTACTCCGTCAGAGGTTCCAGCAGGAGCAGTGGGACCAAAGCAGCGGTTCAAGATGCCCCAAGCGAAGGACATGCGAACGGAGCAGTCGCTGACCAAAACAGTGGAGTATCTGCTCAAGGA TATAATCCTGGATACTCGGAAGCCGTACAATGTGGTCTACGACCGCCTACGAGCTGTGCGCCGGGAGATTGTGATCCAGATGTTCGATGCCCGCCAAACAATTCCATCAAGTTGCAG aagTTTGCTGCAAATTTTCACGCATGcctacaacaacaaacagctTACGGTGCCGGCTCCGTACTTTAGGAGCCTCCTGGCTCGACTGTTACACCGACGGCCTCCGCATCAGCACCCAACGGCTCCCCTAGCATGCCAAAGCTAA
- the LOC108081834 gene encoding ATP-dependent RNA helicase DHX15 homolog isoform X1, with product MITMKYFDEYHEAHSRFPPWSSVTATGTVVLQLKKLGIDDLVHFDFMDPPAPETLMRALELLNYLAALDDDGNLTDLGAVMSEFPLDPQLAKILIASCQHNCSNEILSITAMLSVPQCFVRPNEAKKAADEAKMRFAHIDGDHLTLLNVYHAFKQSSEDPNWCYENFINFRSLKSADNVRQQLARIMDRFSLRRTSTEFTSKDYYVNIRKALVQGFFMQVAHLERTGHYLTIKDNQNVQLHPSTCLDHKPDWVIYNEFVLTTKNYIRTVTDVKPEWLLSLAPQYYDLNNFPQCEAKRQLELLQQRMETKQYQKGF from the exons ATGATCACCATGAAATATTTCGATGAGTACCATGAGGCACACTCACGATTCCCTCCATGGAGCAGTGTCACTGCAACAGGTACTGTGGTCCTGCAACTCAAGAAGCTTGGCATCGACGATCTGGTGCACTTTGACTTCATGGATCCCCCGGCTCCGGAGACTCTGATGCGAGCCCTCGAGCTACTCAACTATCTGGCTGCCCTGGACGATGACGGCAATCTGACGGACCTCGGCGCCGTCATGTCGGAGTTCCCATTGGATCCGCAGTTGGCCAAAATACTGATTGCTAGCTGCCAGCACAACTGCTCCAACGAGATACTTTCCATAACGGCCATGCTGTCGG TGCCACAATGCTTCGTGCGTCCCAACGAGGCCAAGAAGGCAGCCGACGAGGCCAAAATGCGGTTCGCTCACATTGACGGGGATCACTTGACCTTGCTGAATGTCTATCACGCCTTCAAGCAGA GCAGCGAGGATCCCAACTGGTGCTACGAAAACTTCATCAACTTTCGGTCGCTGAAGAGCGCAGACAATGTGCGCCAGCAGCTGGCCAGGATCATGGACCGATTCAGCCTGCGGCGCACCAGCACCGAGTTCACCTCCAAGGACTACTATGTGAACATTCGCAAGGCCCTCGTCCAGGGCTTCTTCATGCAGGTAGCTCACCTGGAGCGCACCGGCCACTACTTGACCATCAAGGACAACCAGAACGTGCAGCTGCATCCGTCAACGTGCCTGGATCACAAGCCCGACTGGGTCATCTACAACGAGTTTGTCCTGACGACCAAGAACTACATTCGCACGGTGACGGACGTGAAGC CCGAGTGGTTGCTCAGCCTGGCCCCGCAGTACTACGATCTGAACAACTTTCCGCAGTGCGAGGCGAAGCGTCAactggagctgctgcagcagcggaTGGAGACCAAGCAGTACCAGAAGGGTTTCTAG
- the LOC108081834 gene encoding ATP-dependent RNA helicase DHX15 homolog isoform X2, with protein sequence MPQCFVRPNEAKKAADEAKMRFAHIDGDHLTLLNVYHAFKQSSEDPNWCYENFINFRSLKSADNVRQQLARIMDRFSLRRTSTEFTSKDYYVNIRKALVQGFFMQVAHLERTGHYLTIKDNQNVQLHPSTCLDHKPDWVIYNEFVLTTKNYIRTVTDVKPEWLLSLAPQYYDLNNFPQCEAKRQLELLQQRMETKQYQKGF encoded by the exons A TGCCACAATGCTTCGTGCGTCCCAACGAGGCCAAGAAGGCAGCCGACGAGGCCAAAATGCGGTTCGCTCACATTGACGGGGATCACTTGACCTTGCTGAATGTCTATCACGCCTTCAAGCAGA GCAGCGAGGATCCCAACTGGTGCTACGAAAACTTCATCAACTTTCGGTCGCTGAAGAGCGCAGACAATGTGCGCCAGCAGCTGGCCAGGATCATGGACCGATTCAGCCTGCGGCGCACCAGCACCGAGTTCACCTCCAAGGACTACTATGTGAACATTCGCAAGGCCCTCGTCCAGGGCTTCTTCATGCAGGTAGCTCACCTGGAGCGCACCGGCCACTACTTGACCATCAAGGACAACCAGAACGTGCAGCTGCATCCGTCAACGTGCCTGGATCACAAGCCCGACTGGGTCATCTACAACGAGTTTGTCCTGACGACCAAGAACTACATTCGCACGGTGACGGACGTGAAGC CCGAGTGGTTGCTCAGCCTGGCCCCGCAGTACTACGATCTGAACAACTTTCCGCAGTGCGAGGCGAAGCGTCAactggagctgctgcagcagcggaTGGAGACCAAGCAGTACCAGAAGGGTTTCTAG
- the LOC108081834 gene encoding ATP-dependent RNA helicase DHX15 homolog isoform X3, whose protein sequence is MRFAHIDGDHLTLLNVYHAFKQSSEDPNWCYENFINFRSLKSADNVRQQLARIMDRFSLRRTSTEFTSKDYYVNIRKALVQGFFMQVAHLERTGHYLTIKDNQNVQLHPSTCLDHKPDWVIYNEFVLTTKNYIRTVTDVKPEWLLSLAPQYYDLNNFPQCEAKRQLELLQQRMETKQYQKGF, encoded by the exons ATGCGGTTCGCTCACATTGACGGGGATCACTTGACCTTGCTGAATGTCTATCACGCCTTCAAGCAGA GCAGCGAGGATCCCAACTGGTGCTACGAAAACTTCATCAACTTTCGGTCGCTGAAGAGCGCAGACAATGTGCGCCAGCAGCTGGCCAGGATCATGGACCGATTCAGCCTGCGGCGCACCAGCACCGAGTTCACCTCCAAGGACTACTATGTGAACATTCGCAAGGCCCTCGTCCAGGGCTTCTTCATGCAGGTAGCTCACCTGGAGCGCACCGGCCACTACTTGACCATCAAGGACAACCAGAACGTGCAGCTGCATCCGTCAACGTGCCTGGATCACAAGCCCGACTGGGTCATCTACAACGAGTTTGTCCTGACGACCAAGAACTACATTCGCACGGTGACGGACGTGAAGC CCGAGTGGTTGCTCAGCCTGGCCCCGCAGTACTACGATCTGAACAACTTTCCGCAGTGCGAGGCGAAGCGTCAactggagctgctgcagcagcggaTGGAGACCAAGCAGTACCAGAAGGGTTTCTAG